In Pleurocapsa sp. PCC 7319, the following are encoded in one genomic region:
- the cbiQ gene encoding cobalt ECF transporter T component CbiQ, with amino-acid sequence MKLVLDQYADLNSPLHRWQQSYKLVGLLSLIFAFAFIQNVWLLPIMIVITGILFNLSAIPFAFLVKRLRYPGWFILAVVILLPFISGKTPVLQWGYLTINEEGCWQALLISVRFFCILTVSLVLFGTAPFLNSIKAMRSLGLPRVIVDMTLLSYRYLEELGGMLTTMQRAMKLRGFQPKGFNRRNLKVFAQLTGTILIRSYERSLRIYQAMILRGYGCQINSQKRPRKFKLSQSDRHSCLATIITITAAVLLVTLEAVLPSF; translated from the coding sequence ATGAAGTTAGTCCTCGACCAGTATGCTGATTTAAATTCACCACTTCATCGCTGGCAACAGAGCTATAAGTTAGTCGGTTTACTAAGCTTGATTTTTGCATTTGCCTTTATTCAAAATGTCTGGTTATTACCAATAATGATAGTAATAACAGGTATTTTATTTAACCTGTCGGCAATACCTTTTGCTTTTTTAGTTAAGCGTTTACGTTACCCAGGCTGGTTTATTTTGGCTGTGGTAATTTTACTACCATTTATATCTGGAAAAACTCCAGTTTTACAGTGGGGATATTTAACGATTAATGAGGAAGGATGCTGGCAAGCACTACTTATTTCAGTACGTTTTTTCTGTATTTTAACTGTAAGTCTAGTGTTATTTGGAACAGCTCCATTTTTAAATAGTATTAAAGCAATGCGCTCTTTGGGTTTACCTAGAGTAATTGTCGATATGACATTGTTATCCTACCGCTACCTAGAAGAATTGGGAGGAATGCTAACAACAATGCAGCGAGCAATGAAATTAAGAGGATTTCAACCAAAAGGTTTTAACCGTCGTAATTTAAAAGTTTTTGCTCAATTAACTGGTACTATATTAATTAGAAGCTACGAACGTTCTTTAAGAATTTATCAGGCAATGATCTTGCGAGGTTATGGTTGCCAGATAAACTCTCAAAAAAGACCTAGGAAATTTAAATTAAGTCAGAGTGATCGCCATAGTTGCTTAGCAACAATAATAACAATTACAGCAGCAGTCTTACTAGTGACCTTAGAAGCAGTCTTACCCAGTTTTTAA
- the cbiM gene encoding cobalt transporter CbiM — protein MHIPDGFLPPSICLAGYALTGGVTWYSLRQINRDHYTQANIPKASLLTAAFFVASLIHIPIPPTSVHLILNGLMGAVLGYYAFPAILIGLFFQAVMFQHGGMSTLGVNAIILGAPAIVAYHLFRQRLHLNGKKIFLSKFLSFASGAGALLLSAMMFAMLLVTHISPDMDINAERTAILISLGSYSIQAIIEGLFTVMLISFLEHVKPELLRS, from the coding sequence ATGCACATTCCTGACGGCTTTCTTCCCCCTAGTATTTGTCTTGCTGGTTATGCCTTGACTGGTGGCGTTACTTGGTACTCTCTACGCCAGATAAATCGGGATCACTATACTCAAGCCAATATACCCAAGGCTTCTTTGTTGACTGCTGCCTTCTTTGTCGCCTCTTTGATCCATATTCCGATTCCTCCTACCAGTGTCCATTTAATTCTTAATGGTTTGATGGGGGCAGTTCTTGGTTATTATGCTTTCCCTGCAATACTAATTGGTCTATTTTTTCAAGCCGTAATGTTTCAGCATGGCGGAATGTCTACTTTGGGAGTTAATGCCATCATTTTAGGCGCACCAGCGATCGTTGCCTATCATCTCTTTCGTCAACGCCTCCATCTAAACGGTAAAAAGATTTTTCTATCTAAATTCTTGTCCTTTGCTTCTGGTGCGGGAGCATTGTTGTTATCGGCAATGATGTTTGCCATGTTGCTAGTGACTCATATTTCTCCTGATATGGATATTAACGCCGAAAGAACGGCTATCTTGATATCTTTAGGTAGCTATAGTATTCAAGCCATTATTGAAGGACTATTTACTGTTATGTTGATTTCGTTCCTAGAACATGTTAAACCCGAATTATTGAGATCATAA